One window of Chamaesiphon minutus PCC 6605 genomic DNA carries:
- the rplE gene encoding 50S ribosomal protein L5 yields the protein MAQQLKTKYQQEITPKLMEQFGYTNLLQVPKVIKVTVNRGLGEAATNAKALESSIAEIAKITGQKPVVTRAKKAIAGFKIRAGMPVGVMVTLRGDRMYAFLDRFINLTLPRIRDFRGISPKSFDGRGNYSIGIREQLIFPEIEYDQIDQIRGMDISIITTADNDEAGRALLKEMGMPFRAS from the coding sequence ATGGCGCAACAACTTAAAACTAAGTATCAACAGGAAATTACACCCAAGCTGATGGAGCAATTTGGCTACACCAATCTGCTCCAAGTGCCCAAGGTGATTAAAGTTACCGTCAATCGGGGTTTAGGCGAAGCAGCGACTAATGCTAAAGCTCTCGAATCTTCGATCGCCGAAATTGCCAAAATTACTGGACAAAAACCCGTCGTTACTCGTGCTAAAAAAGCGATCGCGGGTTTTAAAATTCGTGCTGGGATGCCCGTCGGCGTAATGGTAACCCTACGCGGCGATCGGATGTACGCCTTCCTCGACAGATTTATCAACCTGACCCTACCCCGAATTCGGGACTTCCGAGGCATCAGTCCCAAAAGCTTTGACGGTCGTGGCAACTACAGTATCGGGATTCGCGAACAACTGATCTTCCCCGAAATCGAGTACGACCAAATCGACCAAATTCGCGGGATGGATATCTCGATTATCACCACAGCCGATAACGACGAAGCCGGACGTGCTCTCTTAAAAGAAATGGGAATGCCCTTCCGCGCCAGTTAA
- the rpsH gene encoding 30S ribosomal protein S8, with protein MAAHDTISDMLTRIRNASIVKHQTTNLPATKLTRSIATVLRQEGYVGEFEETGEGIDKKLVLTLRYKGKNRQPIITALQRVSKPGLRVYSNHKDLPKVLGGIGIAVISTSSGIMTDREARKQGLGGEVLCYVW; from the coding sequence ATGGCGGCACACGATACCATCTCAGACATGTTGACTCGCATTCGGAATGCGAGCATCGTCAAACATCAAACCACCAACCTGCCAGCAACCAAACTCACTCGCAGCATTGCCACTGTCCTCAGACAAGAAGGCTATGTCGGTGAGTTTGAAGAAACAGGCGAAGGCATTGACAAAAAATTAGTTCTCACATTGAGATACAAAGGCAAAAATCGCCAACCGATTATCACCGCACTCCAACGCGTGAGTAAGCCCGGTCTGCGCGTCTACTCCAACCACAAAGACTTACCTAAAGTGCTCGGGGGCATCGGGATTGCCGTAATTTCTACTTCGAGTGGAATTATGACCGATCGCGAGGCTCGCAAACAAGGCTTGGGTGGCGAAGTTCTCTGTTACGTCTGGTAA
- the rplF gene encoding 50S ribosomal protein L6 has protein sequence MSRIGKRPIPLPAKVTVTLDGQSVVVKGPKGELSRVLPSGVVVMMEGDTVVVNRANESRPARQQHGLCRTLVANMVEGVSTGFQKKLEIQGVGYRAAVDGRILTLNVGYSLPVKIDPPAGITIEVPKEKNTSVTISGIDKELVGNTAAKIRDVRPPEVYKGKGIRYEGEVVRRKAGKSGKK, from the coding sequence ATGTCTAGAATTGGTAAACGTCCAATTCCTTTACCAGCCAAAGTGACTGTCACTCTCGACGGTCAATCGGTTGTGGTTAAAGGCCCCAAAGGCGAACTTTCTCGCGTACTCCCATCCGGCGTAGTCGTCATGATGGAAGGTGACACCGTCGTGGTCAATCGGGCAAATGAATCCCGTCCCGCGCGCCAACAACATGGCTTGTGTCGAACTTTAGTCGCCAACATGGTCGAAGGTGTCTCCACTGGATTCCAGAAGAAACTCGAAATTCAAGGGGTCGGTTATCGGGCAGCGGTCGATGGTAGAATTCTGACTCTCAACGTTGGTTACAGTCTACCCGTTAAAATCGACCCACCCGCTGGAATTACGATCGAAGTTCCTAAAGAAAAAAATACTAGTGTCACCATCAGTGGCATTGACAAAGAATTAGTCGGCAATACTGCTGCCAAAATCCGCGATGTTCGCCCACCAGAAGTTTACAAAGGTAAGGGAATTCGCTACGAAGGTGAAGTTGTCCGCCGGAAAGCTGGTAAATCTGGGAAGAAATAG
- the rplR gene encoding 50S ribosomal protein L18 → MKLTRKEAVQRRHRRVRKGVQGSTERPRLAIFRSLQHIYAQVIDDTEQHTLVAASSLEPELKSKLSTGGNIEAATEVGKLIAERAKAKGIELVVFDRGGNLYHGRVQALADAAREAGLNF, encoded by the coding sequence ATGAAATTAACTCGTAAAGAAGCAGTCCAACGCCGTCATCGCCGCGTTCGTAAGGGCGTCCAAGGTTCGACCGAGCGTCCTCGCTTGGCAATCTTTAGATCCTTGCAACATATCTACGCTCAAGTTATCGATGACACCGAGCAGCACACGTTAGTTGCCGCATCTAGCCTCGAACCAGAACTTAAATCTAAACTCAGCACTGGTGGTAATATCGAAGCAGCCACAGAAGTTGGTAAACTTATCGCCGAACGTGCCAAAGCTAAAGGAATCGAGCTAGTAGTATTCGATCGAGGTGGTAATCTCTATCATGGCCGCGTCCAAGCTCTAGCCGATGCCGCTCGTGAAGCTGGCTTGAATTTCTAA